One window of the Bombus pyrosoma isolate SC7728 linkage group LG5, ASM1482585v1, whole genome shotgun sequence genome contains the following:
- the LOC122567821 gene encoding annulin isoform X3 — protein sequence MTRQDDKSRLVVRRGQEFYLHLTLSRDYEPSIDGMSIIFTVDGVERPLYGHGTLVATAVLYPGEPSEGSWHATIDAIQHNFIRLKIVAAPDAIIGKWRIDIDTKNKNLDGAVSYTVKQPFYLIFNPWCKEDAVYMEEEDQRQEYVMAEDGLIWRGSYNRLRPTVWKYSQFERDILDCALHLMIQVGKVRIHGRNDPVVISRILSAAVNSPDDNGAVMGNWSDDFGGGTPPTKWLGSQKILQQYYKTKKPVKYGQCWVFSGVLATVCRTLGLPCRVVTNYASAHDTQSSLTVDYFVDAEGKVMEEMNSDSIWNFHVWNEVWMTRLDLSPEYSGWQAIDATPQELSEDAYRCGPASVAAVKKGEVLRPYDNAFLFAEVNADKVFWRYNGPTQPLKLIRKDVYGIGQFISTKAIGRWAREDITHTYKYPEKSEEERAAMLKALRQSQSLFSRYYLNEEFNDVMFNFELRDDIVIGQPFSVVLLIKNRSSYNEYEVSVILRVETVLYTGRVGDPVKRLNIDRLVRPGVLEEVRMDVSWEEYGPRLLNQCAFNISCLATIKDTNFEYFAQDDFRVRKPDIKITLENEPEVGKTLNATAKFQNPLPIPLKKCRFLIEGPGMDEQLKLKLSDQVEVDAYAECSFSMVPKFEGRATIAAKFYSKELEDVDGFVNFMVKSMKAVTNGE from the exons ATGACTAGACAGGACGACAAATCTAGGCTGGTCGTTAGACGGGGACAAGAATTTTACTTACACTTGACTTTGTCCAGAGATTACGAGCCAAGTATCGATGGtatgtcgataattttcaCGGTTGACGGAGTCGAGAGGCCGCTATACGGGCACGGAACCCTCGTTGCGACGGCTGTTCTTTATCCGGGAGAACCGTCCGAGGGTTCCTGGCATGCCACCATTGACGCTATTCAacacaattttattcgattgaaG ATCGTTGCAGCTCCCGACGCGATAATAGGCAAGTGGAGGATAGACATCGATACCAAGAACAAGAATTTAGACGGAGCCGTTAGTTACACGGTGAAACAACCGTTTTATCTAATTTTCAATCCCTGGTGCAAAG aGGACGCGGTGTACATGGAGGAGGAAGATCAGCGACAGGAGTACGTGATGGCGGAGGATGGTTTGATATGGCGTGGAAGCTACAATCGTCTGAGACCAACGGTTTGGAAATATTCGCAGTTCGAGCGAGACATATTAGATTGCGCGCTGCATCTGATGATACAAGTTGGGAAAGTTCGAATACACGGCAGAAACGATCCTGTCGTTATATCTCGCATTCTGTCGGCAGCT GTAAATTCGCCGGATGACAATGGCGCGGTAATGGGTAACTGGTCCGACGATTTTGGAGGTGGTACACCACCGACCAAATGGTTGGGTTCGCAAAAGATCCTGCAACAATACTATAAGACGAAGAAACCGGTCAAGTATGGTCAATGCTGGGTATTCTCAGGAGTGTTGGCCACCGTTTGCCGTACCCTGGGACTACCTTGTCGCGTGGTAACCAATTATGCGAGCGCGCACGACACTCAGAGCAGCTTGACCGTCGACTATTTCGTCGATGCCGAGGGGAAAGTTATGGAGGAGATGAACAGCGATTCGATATG GAATTTCCACGTGTGGAACGAGGTATGGATGACTCGGTTGGACTTGTCGCCGGAATATTCTGGTTGGCAAGCGATCGATGCGACTCCTCAAGAATTGAGCGAAGACGCGTACCGTTGCGGACCGGCTTCCGTCGCCGCTGTGAAGAAAGGCGAGGTTCTCCGACCTTACGACAATGCCTTCCTCTTCGCCGAGGTCAACGCGGATAAAGTGTTTTGGCGTTACAACGGACCGACTCAACCTCTAAAGTTGATTCGAAAGGACGTGTACGG CATCGGGCAATTTATTAGCACGAAAGCGATCGGTAGATGGGCAAGGGAAGATATCACTCATACCTACAAGTATCCAGAAA AGTCGGAAGAAGAACGGGCTGCCATGTTGAAGGCGTTGCGTCAAAGTCAGTCGTTGTTTAGTCGTTATTACCTCAACGAGGAGTTCAACGACGTCATGTTCAACTTCGAGCTACGCGACGATATCGTGATCGGACAACCTTTCAG TGTCGTGTTGCTgattaaaaatagaagcagTTACAACGAGTATGAGGTCTCGGTGATTTTAAGAGTAGAGACGGTTCTGTACACCGGACGGGTCGGCGACCCAGTGAAGAGATTAAATATCGATCGACTGGTGAGACCTGGAGTCCTCGAGGAAGTGCGTATGGATGTATCCTGGGAGGAATACGGGCCTCGACTATTGAATCAGTGCGCATTCAATATTTCCTGCCTGGCCACCATCAAGGACACCAATTTCGAGTACTTCGCGCAAGACGATTTTCGCGTGAGGAAACCCGACATTAAAATCACG TTGGAGAACGAGCCGGAAGTTGGCAAGACGCTAAACGCGACAGCGAAGTTTCAAAATCCGCTACCCATCCCATTGAAGAAGTGTAGATTCCTGATCGAGGGACCTGGAATGGACGAGCAGCTGAAATTGAAACTGTCGGACCAGGTAGAGGTGGACGCGTACGCGGAATGTTCGTTCTCTATGGTACCGAAATTCGAAGGCCGCGCCACGATCGCTGCGAAATTTTACTCGAAAGAGCTCGAGGATGTTGACGGTTTCGTCAATTTTATGGTAAAATCGATGAAAGCTGTTACAAACGGCGAGTAA
- the LOC122567821 gene encoding annulin isoform X2 produces the protein MGKVCSCFSRFRAIFTPETVTDSPLKPLCTKPECLPRPPAASSSGEDFGVPVLTIADVDPCIAENGFNHRTSRYDLMTRQDDKSRLVVRRGQEFYLHLTLSRDYEPSIDGMSIIFTVDGVERPLYGHGTLVATAVLYPGEPSEGSWHATIDAIQHNFIRLKIVAAPDAIIGKWRIDIDTKNKNLDGAVSYTVKQPFYLIFNPWCKEDAVYMEEEDQRQEYVMAEDGLIWRGSYNRLRPTVWKYSQFERDILDCALHLMIQVGKVRIHGRNDPVVISRILSAAVNSPDDNGAVMGNWSDDFGGGTPPTKWLGSQKILQQYYKTKKPVKYGQCWVFSGVLATVCRTLGLPCRVVTNYASAHDTQSSLTVDYFVDAEGKVMEEMNSDSIWNFHVWNEVWMTRLDLSPEYSGWQAIDATPQELSEDAYRCGPASVAAVKKGEVLRPYDNAFLFAEVNADKVFWRYNGPTQPLKLIRKDVYGIGQFISTKAIGRWAREDITHTYKYPEKSEEERAAMLKALRQSQSLFSRYYLNEEFNDVMFNFELRDDIVIGQPFSVVLLIKNRSSYNEYEVSVILRVETVLYTGRVGDPVKRLNIDRLVRPGVLEEVRMDVSWEEYGPRLLNQCAFNISCLATIKDTNFEYFAQDDFRVRKPDIKITLENEPEVGKTLNATAKFQNPLPIPLKKCRFLIEGPGMDEQLKLKLSDQVEVDAYAECSFSMVPKFEGRATIAAKFYSKELEDVDGFVNFMVKSMKAVTNGE, from the exons GGGAAGATTTTGGAGTTCCAGTGTTGACGATCGCAGACGTGGATCCGTGTATCGCGGAGAATGGATTCAATCACAGAACATCCAGATACGACTTGATGACTAGACAGGACGACAAATCTAGGCTGGTCGTTAGACGGGGACAAGAATTTTACTTACACTTGACTTTGTCCAGAGATTACGAGCCAAGTATCGATGGtatgtcgataattttcaCGGTTGACGGAGTCGAGAGGCCGCTATACGGGCACGGAACCCTCGTTGCGACGGCTGTTCTTTATCCGGGAGAACCGTCCGAGGGTTCCTGGCATGCCACCATTGACGCTATTCAacacaattttattcgattgaaG ATCGTTGCAGCTCCCGACGCGATAATAGGCAAGTGGAGGATAGACATCGATACCAAGAACAAGAATTTAGACGGAGCCGTTAGTTACACGGTGAAACAACCGTTTTATCTAATTTTCAATCCCTGGTGCAAAG aGGACGCGGTGTACATGGAGGAGGAAGATCAGCGACAGGAGTACGTGATGGCGGAGGATGGTTTGATATGGCGTGGAAGCTACAATCGTCTGAGACCAACGGTTTGGAAATATTCGCAGTTCGAGCGAGACATATTAGATTGCGCGCTGCATCTGATGATACAAGTTGGGAAAGTTCGAATACACGGCAGAAACGATCCTGTCGTTATATCTCGCATTCTGTCGGCAGCT GTAAATTCGCCGGATGACAATGGCGCGGTAATGGGTAACTGGTCCGACGATTTTGGAGGTGGTACACCACCGACCAAATGGTTGGGTTCGCAAAAGATCCTGCAACAATACTATAAGACGAAGAAACCGGTCAAGTATGGTCAATGCTGGGTATTCTCAGGAGTGTTGGCCACCGTTTGCCGTACCCTGGGACTACCTTGTCGCGTGGTAACCAATTATGCGAGCGCGCACGACACTCAGAGCAGCTTGACCGTCGACTATTTCGTCGATGCCGAGGGGAAAGTTATGGAGGAGATGAACAGCGATTCGATATG GAATTTCCACGTGTGGAACGAGGTATGGATGACTCGGTTGGACTTGTCGCCGGAATATTCTGGTTGGCAAGCGATCGATGCGACTCCTCAAGAATTGAGCGAAGACGCGTACCGTTGCGGACCGGCTTCCGTCGCCGCTGTGAAGAAAGGCGAGGTTCTCCGACCTTACGACAATGCCTTCCTCTTCGCCGAGGTCAACGCGGATAAAGTGTTTTGGCGTTACAACGGACCGACTCAACCTCTAAAGTTGATTCGAAAGGACGTGTACGG CATCGGGCAATTTATTAGCACGAAAGCGATCGGTAGATGGGCAAGGGAAGATATCACTCATACCTACAAGTATCCAGAAA AGTCGGAAGAAGAACGGGCTGCCATGTTGAAGGCGTTGCGTCAAAGTCAGTCGTTGTTTAGTCGTTATTACCTCAACGAGGAGTTCAACGACGTCATGTTCAACTTCGAGCTACGCGACGATATCGTGATCGGACAACCTTTCAG TGTCGTGTTGCTgattaaaaatagaagcagTTACAACGAGTATGAGGTCTCGGTGATTTTAAGAGTAGAGACGGTTCTGTACACCGGACGGGTCGGCGACCCAGTGAAGAGATTAAATATCGATCGACTGGTGAGACCTGGAGTCCTCGAGGAAGTGCGTATGGATGTATCCTGGGAGGAATACGGGCCTCGACTATTGAATCAGTGCGCATTCAATATTTCCTGCCTGGCCACCATCAAGGACACCAATTTCGAGTACTTCGCGCAAGACGATTTTCGCGTGAGGAAACCCGACATTAAAATCACG TTGGAGAACGAGCCGGAAGTTGGCAAGACGCTAAACGCGACAGCGAAGTTTCAAAATCCGCTACCCATCCCATTGAAGAAGTGTAGATTCCTGATCGAGGGACCTGGAATGGACGAGCAGCTGAAATTGAAACTGTCGGACCAGGTAGAGGTGGACGCGTACGCGGAATGTTCGTTCTCTATGGTACCGAAATTCGAAGGCCGCGCCACGATCGCTGCGAAATTTTACTCGAAAGAGCTCGAGGATGTTGACGGTTTCGTCAATTTTATGGTAAAATCGATGAAAGCTGTTACAAACGGCGAGTAA
- the LOC122567821 gene encoding annulin isoform X1 — MDSVFRSFSRDEFAFPSPRRMFYRFYDRYRSFNDRRSNPFPFRFYWEDFGVPVLTIADVDPCIAENGFNHRTSRYDLMTRQDDKSRLVVRRGQEFYLHLTLSRDYEPSIDGMSIIFTVDGVERPLYGHGTLVATAVLYPGEPSEGSWHATIDAIQHNFIRLKIVAAPDAIIGKWRIDIDTKNKNLDGAVSYTVKQPFYLIFNPWCKEDAVYMEEEDQRQEYVMAEDGLIWRGSYNRLRPTVWKYSQFERDILDCALHLMIQVGKVRIHGRNDPVVISRILSAAVNSPDDNGAVMGNWSDDFGGGTPPTKWLGSQKILQQYYKTKKPVKYGQCWVFSGVLATVCRTLGLPCRVVTNYASAHDTQSSLTVDYFVDAEGKVMEEMNSDSIWNFHVWNEVWMTRLDLSPEYSGWQAIDATPQELSEDAYRCGPASVAAVKKGEVLRPYDNAFLFAEVNADKVFWRYNGPTQPLKLIRKDVYGIGQFISTKAIGRWAREDITHTYKYPEKSEEERAAMLKALRQSQSLFSRYYLNEEFNDVMFNFELRDDIVIGQPFSVVLLIKNRSSYNEYEVSVILRVETVLYTGRVGDPVKRLNIDRLVRPGVLEEVRMDVSWEEYGPRLLNQCAFNISCLATIKDTNFEYFAQDDFRVRKPDIKITLENEPEVGKTLNATAKFQNPLPIPLKKCRFLIEGPGMDEQLKLKLSDQVEVDAYAECSFSMVPKFEGRATIAAKFYSKELEDVDGFVNFMVKSMKAVTNGE; from the exons ATGGATTCagtctttcgttcgttttcgaGGGACGAGTTTGCATTCCCGAGTCCTCGAAGGATGTTTTATAGATTTTACGATCGTTACCGGTCTTTCAATGATCGCCGTTCCAATCCCTTTCCCTTCAGATTTTACT GGGAAGATTTTGGAGTTCCAGTGTTGACGATCGCAGACGTGGATCCGTGTATCGCGGAGAATGGATTCAATCACAGAACATCCAGATACGACTTGATGACTAGACAGGACGACAAATCTAGGCTGGTCGTTAGACGGGGACAAGAATTTTACTTACACTTGACTTTGTCCAGAGATTACGAGCCAAGTATCGATGGtatgtcgataattttcaCGGTTGACGGAGTCGAGAGGCCGCTATACGGGCACGGAACCCTCGTTGCGACGGCTGTTCTTTATCCGGGAGAACCGTCCGAGGGTTCCTGGCATGCCACCATTGACGCTATTCAacacaattttattcgattgaaG ATCGTTGCAGCTCCCGACGCGATAATAGGCAAGTGGAGGATAGACATCGATACCAAGAACAAGAATTTAGACGGAGCCGTTAGTTACACGGTGAAACAACCGTTTTATCTAATTTTCAATCCCTGGTGCAAAG aGGACGCGGTGTACATGGAGGAGGAAGATCAGCGACAGGAGTACGTGATGGCGGAGGATGGTTTGATATGGCGTGGAAGCTACAATCGTCTGAGACCAACGGTTTGGAAATATTCGCAGTTCGAGCGAGACATATTAGATTGCGCGCTGCATCTGATGATACAAGTTGGGAAAGTTCGAATACACGGCAGAAACGATCCTGTCGTTATATCTCGCATTCTGTCGGCAGCT GTAAATTCGCCGGATGACAATGGCGCGGTAATGGGTAACTGGTCCGACGATTTTGGAGGTGGTACACCACCGACCAAATGGTTGGGTTCGCAAAAGATCCTGCAACAATACTATAAGACGAAGAAACCGGTCAAGTATGGTCAATGCTGGGTATTCTCAGGAGTGTTGGCCACCGTTTGCCGTACCCTGGGACTACCTTGTCGCGTGGTAACCAATTATGCGAGCGCGCACGACACTCAGAGCAGCTTGACCGTCGACTATTTCGTCGATGCCGAGGGGAAAGTTATGGAGGAGATGAACAGCGATTCGATATG GAATTTCCACGTGTGGAACGAGGTATGGATGACTCGGTTGGACTTGTCGCCGGAATATTCTGGTTGGCAAGCGATCGATGCGACTCCTCAAGAATTGAGCGAAGACGCGTACCGTTGCGGACCGGCTTCCGTCGCCGCTGTGAAGAAAGGCGAGGTTCTCCGACCTTACGACAATGCCTTCCTCTTCGCCGAGGTCAACGCGGATAAAGTGTTTTGGCGTTACAACGGACCGACTCAACCTCTAAAGTTGATTCGAAAGGACGTGTACGG CATCGGGCAATTTATTAGCACGAAAGCGATCGGTAGATGGGCAAGGGAAGATATCACTCATACCTACAAGTATCCAGAAA AGTCGGAAGAAGAACGGGCTGCCATGTTGAAGGCGTTGCGTCAAAGTCAGTCGTTGTTTAGTCGTTATTACCTCAACGAGGAGTTCAACGACGTCATGTTCAACTTCGAGCTACGCGACGATATCGTGATCGGACAACCTTTCAG TGTCGTGTTGCTgattaaaaatagaagcagTTACAACGAGTATGAGGTCTCGGTGATTTTAAGAGTAGAGACGGTTCTGTACACCGGACGGGTCGGCGACCCAGTGAAGAGATTAAATATCGATCGACTGGTGAGACCTGGAGTCCTCGAGGAAGTGCGTATGGATGTATCCTGGGAGGAATACGGGCCTCGACTATTGAATCAGTGCGCATTCAATATTTCCTGCCTGGCCACCATCAAGGACACCAATTTCGAGTACTTCGCGCAAGACGATTTTCGCGTGAGGAAACCCGACATTAAAATCACG TTGGAGAACGAGCCGGAAGTTGGCAAGACGCTAAACGCGACAGCGAAGTTTCAAAATCCGCTACCCATCCCATTGAAGAAGTGTAGATTCCTGATCGAGGGACCTGGAATGGACGAGCAGCTGAAATTGAAACTGTCGGACCAGGTAGAGGTGGACGCGTACGCGGAATGTTCGTTCTCTATGGTACCGAAATTCGAAGGCCGCGCCACGATCGCTGCGAAATTTTACTCGAAAGAGCTCGAGGATGTTGACGGTTTCGTCAATTTTATGGTAAAATCGATGAAAGCTGTTACAAACGGCGAGTAA